Proteins encoded together in one Halalkaliarchaeum sp. AArc-CO window:
- a CDS encoding ABC transporter substrate-binding protein gives MSVELTFCGSDSDLTRALLTGEVQPKGIDLTAMTEYPPRRHRRFFRHGEFDVCEVSLASYLSSRAEPEEYPFTAIPVFPSRRFRHSFFYKHVDADVTEPADLEGKTVGVQSWQTTANVWLRGICAKHYDLDLEDVTWVRRRGDDVPVELPDRFDVRPVSGDRESDAVDDPRDMRELLFAGELDAVMDPAGSLFHDVADADEVEFVFDDPKAEERAYFEETGIHPIMHVVAIRDDVLADHPWAAVNLYDAFREARDVGLERARSPSTHMALTWGHIEAAKQRQVLGPDEKVWEYGVTEKTRRELAKFVQYAHDQGLILREYDPEELFVDSKLSL, from the coding sequence ATGTCAGTGGAGCTGACCTTCTGCGGGAGCGACAGCGACCTCACCCGGGCGCTCTTGACGGGCGAAGTCCAGCCGAAAGGGATCGATCTAACCGCGATGACGGAGTATCCCCCTCGGCGTCACCGCCGGTTCTTCCGGCACGGCGAGTTCGACGTCTGCGAGGTATCGCTAGCGTCGTACCTCTCCTCGCGCGCCGAGCCCGAGGAGTATCCATTCACGGCGATCCCCGTGTTCCCGAGCAGGCGCTTTCGCCACTCGTTTTTCTACAAGCACGTCGACGCCGACGTGACGGAGCCGGCCGACCTCGAAGGAAAGACGGTCGGGGTGCAGTCCTGGCAGACGACGGCCAACGTCTGGCTGCGTGGAATCTGTGCGAAACACTACGACCTCGATCTCGAGGACGTGACCTGGGTCCGTCGGCGCGGGGACGACGTTCCCGTCGAGCTCCCCGATCGATTCGACGTCCGGCCGGTCTCCGGGGACAGAGAATCCGACGCCGTCGACGATCCCCGGGACATGCGGGAGCTGCTGTTTGCCGGCGAGCTGGACGCGGTCATGGACCCGGCCGGGTCGCTGTTTCACGACGTCGCCGACGCCGACGAGGTAGAGTTCGTGTTCGACGACCCAAAAGCCGAAGAACGCGCGTACTTCGAGGAGACGGGCATCCACCCGATCATGCACGTGGTGGCGATCCGCGACGACGTGCTGGCGGACCATCCCTGGGCGGCGGTGAACCTCTACGACGCCTTCCGTGAGGCGCGCGATGTAGGGCTCGAACGCGCCCGGAGCCCCAGCACCCACATGGCGCTCACGTGGGGACACATCGAGGCCGCGAAACAGCGTCAGGTTCTGGGGCCCGACGAGAAGGTGTGGGAGTACGGGGTCACTGAGAAGACCCGGCGCGAGCTGGCGAAATTCGTCCAGTACGCCCACGATCAGGGATTGATTCTCCGGGAGTACGATCCCGAGGAACTGTTCGTGGATTCGAAGCTGTCTCTGTGA
- a CDS encoding iron ABC transporter permease: protein MDGKKAVETTVNVLGELAVRARGALPGTDPETGGNVTRGDLIERVTLGSAVVAIGVLTVVPLVFLLWSSLWSAFPGDFSGSFTLENFELVYIQRVYDVTGLFANSLFVAVGMTLIAMTFGLGFAWLFVRTDLPTRGAMELVIVSPYAVPGYIYAIMYIATYGPDSGLVTSALSWIPGVDAAASHLFSGWGIAFVVGINAVTSFYLLTAPALQQMDPGLEEVSRIHGAGIFRTLRSVSFPLVVPAILAAITVTFLRGLGEFSVVAILGAPEGFDVYATAIWSAVSLRAPPEYGQAAALSFSLIAVTAVLTWYYRSVTSRKADYMTVTGRSYRPKKWELGTWGWPLALSIWVVLFFVWVLPVLVMVLVSFHSFWTGIPTLSDLTLAHYLEAVTDRNVRRAFLNSITISLGGATLGTALVVSVAYYTERTEYRGRGVVDFLTLSPLAVPGIIMGTAVIFTGLWVGKIHPIFDLYGTLWIIMIGSIIVFIPYASRIAIGNVVQIHDELEESARVFGASWLQGIREVFLPLFRNTAAVVWFYLLIHIFQLLTIPIMTYTSGTEVIAIEVFHLWTKEANLELVSALSTLFIGMTFCILLGLRRVGISFHDLQRR from the coding sequence ATGGACGGCAAGAAAGCGGTCGAAACGACAGTGAACGTCCTGGGCGAGCTGGCCGTCCGTGCGCGGGGTGCGTTGCCGGGCACCGATCCCGAAACGGGGGGGAACGTGACCCGGGGGGACCTCATCGAACGCGTCACCCTCGGTTCGGCCGTGGTCGCGATCGGGGTGTTGACGGTGGTCCCGCTCGTCTTCCTGCTGTGGTCGAGCCTCTGGTCGGCGTTTCCGGGGGATTTCAGCGGGTCGTTCACGCTGGAGAACTTCGAGCTCGTGTACATCCAGCGGGTGTACGACGTGACCGGCCTGTTCGCGAACTCGCTTTTCGTCGCCGTCGGCATGACGCTGATCGCGATGACGTTCGGTCTGGGGTTCGCCTGGCTCTTCGTCCGCACCGATCTGCCGACGCGGGGGGCGATGGAACTGGTGATCGTGTCCCCATATGCGGTCCCGGGATACATCTACGCGATCATGTACATCGCGACGTACGGCCCCGACAGCGGGCTCGTGACGTCGGCGCTGAGCTGGATACCCGGCGTCGACGCGGCGGCGAGTCATCTCTTCAGCGGGTGGGGGATCGCGTTCGTCGTCGGCATCAACGCGGTGACCTCGTTTTATTTGCTGACGGCCCCGGCGCTCCAGCAGATGGATCCCGGACTCGAAGAGGTGAGCCGTATCCACGGGGCGGGCATCTTTCGGACGCTCAGGTCGGTTAGCTTCCCCCTGGTCGTGCCGGCGATCCTGGCTGCGATCACGGTGACGTTTCTCCGCGGGCTCGGCGAGTTCTCCGTGGTCGCGATCCTGGGAGCGCCGGAGGGGTTCGACGTGTACGCGACTGCCATCTGGTCTGCGGTCTCGCTTCGGGCACCCCCGGAGTACGGCCAGGCGGCGGCGCTGTCATTTAGCCTCATTGCGGTGACAGCGGTTCTGACCTGGTACTACCGGTCGGTGACGAGCCGCAAGGCCGACTACATGACCGTGACCGGCCGATCGTACAGGCCCAAGAAGTGGGAGCTCGGCACATGGGGCTGGCCGCTGGCGCTCTCTATCTGGGTCGTGCTCTTCTTCGTGTGGGTGCTCCCGGTTCTCGTCATGGTCCTCGTCTCGTTTCACTCCTTCTGGACCGGGATCCCGACGCTTTCGGATCTCACGCTGGCGCATTACCTCGAGGCAGTGACCGACCGGAACGTTCGGCGGGCGTTTCTGAACAGTATCACCATCTCGCTGGGGGGTGCGACGCTCGGGACTGCGCTTGTCGTGTCGGTCGCGTACTACACCGAACGGACCGAGTACCGTGGGCGTGGGGTCGTCGATTTCCTCACTCTGTCGCCGCTGGCGGTGCCGGGGATCATCATGGGCACTGCGGTCATCTTCACCGGACTGTGGGTCGGGAAGATACACCCGATCTTCGACCTGTACGGGACGCTGTGGATCATCATGATCGGGTCGATTATCGTCTTCATTCCGTACGCCTCGCGGATCGCGATCGGGAACGTCGTCCAGATCCACGACGAGCTGGAGGAGTCGGCCCGGGTGTTCGGCGCGTCGTGGCTCCAGGGGATCCGGGAGGTGTTCCTCCCGCTTTTCAGAAACACCGCAGCAGTCGTCTGGTTTTACCTTCTCATCCACATCTTCCAGCTGCTCACGATCCCGATCATGACGTACACCTCGGGGACGGAAGTGATCGCAATCGAGGTGTTCCACCTCTGGACGAAGGAGGCGAACCTGGAGCTGGTGTCCGCGCTCTCGACGCTGTTTATCGGGATGACGTTCTGCATCCTGCTGGGGTTGCGGCGAGTGGGGATCAGCTTCCACGACCTGCAACGGCGGTGA
- a CDS encoding ABC transporter substrate-binding protein, whose translation MAVELTLSCDDTDLTRALLSGEVDPDGIDLATDTTYPPRRHRRFCRTDAYDVAELCLASYVASRSDPDRYPFTALPVYPSKTFRHAFFYKHVGADVNAPADLAGKTVGVQSWQTAANVWMRGIAREHHGLDLEDVTWYRRRQDDVERPVPDRFEVRPVPGSQDGDAIEEPRDMRELLFAGELDAVMDPSGSLLEAVFEADDVKFVFDDPLAAERAYYEETRIHPIMHVVAIRDDVLEAHPWVAKSVYEVFCEARDLGLDRVRRPSYNMSLTWAHLHRLEQRDIMGPGEDVWEYGLTDRTRRELAKFLEYAHEQGIADREYEPEELFVDVDE comes from the coding sequence ATGGCGGTCGAACTCACGCTCAGCTGTGACGACACAGATCTCACCCGGGCGCTGCTTTCGGGCGAGGTGGACCCCGACGGGATCGACCTCGCAACGGACACGACCTACCCGCCCCGGCGTCACCGCCGGTTCTGCCGGACCGACGCCTACGACGTCGCGGAACTGTGTCTCGCCTCCTACGTCGCCTCCCGATCCGACCCCGATCGGTACCCGTTCACGGCGCTTCCGGTCTATCCGAGCAAGACGTTCAGGCACGCTTTCTTTTATAAACACGTCGGCGCGGACGTGAACGCCCCGGCAGATCTCGCGGGAAAGACGGTCGGCGTCCAGTCCTGGCAAACGGCGGCCAACGTCTGGATGCGCGGGATCGCACGGGAGCACCACGGGCTCGATCTCGAGGACGTGACTTGGTACCGTCGCCGGCAAGACGACGTCGAAAGGCCCGTCCCCGACCGGTTCGAGGTCCGGCCGGTGCCGGGATCCCAGGACGGCGACGCGATCGAGGAGCCGCGCGACATGCGTGAGCTGCTGTTTGCCGGCGAACTGGATGCAGTCATGGACCCGTCGGGCTCCCTGCTCGAGGCAGTTTTCGAGGCCGACGACGTGAAGTTCGTGTTCGACGACCCGCTGGCGGCCGAACGTGCCTACTACGAGGAGACGAGAATTCACCCGATCATGCACGTGGTGGCGATTCGCGACGACGTGCTCGAAGCGCACCCGTGGGTCGCAAAGAGCGTCTACGAGGTGTTCTGCGAGGCACGCGACCTCGGACTCGACCGGGTGCGACGACCGAGTTACAACATGTCGTTGACGTGGGCACACCTCCACCGGCTCGAACAGCGCGACATCATGGGTCCCGGCGAGGACGTCTGGGAGTACGGCCTCACAGATCGGACGCGACGCGAGCTGGCGAAGTTCCTCGAGTACGCCCACGAGCAGGGGATCGCCGATCGAGAGTACGAGCCCGAGGAACTGTTCGTCGACGTGGACGAATAG
- a CDS encoding ABC transporter ATP-binding protein, with protein MTETTRLQVRDLDKSFGTESILSAVSFDVAEDEIVALLGPSGCGKTTTLRCIAGVETPDAGEIIIDGETVFSADVSRPPEDREIGMVYQNYAIWPHKSVYENVVFPLKYADHSFSKDEYESRVDHLLELVDIAALKHQPATDLSGGQQQRTALARALAHDPDLLLLDEPLSNLDKKLRATMRYELQKLQQEVGVSMLYVTHDQEEAFYLADKVLVMNEGEIVERGAPEELYRRPSSAFTRDFVGHWNRLDGSIERGAEGTRVVRTALGAVPVEGVDVVSAGEIGGQVHCFLRPRDATVRRPSAVDGGRASGAETGGFAVATEDQPTDGLSHRGTVLAAGLSGDLYEMTVGFEDADAEVVVRSDHIHDFDRGDRVLLRASAEAIKLYPTGE; from the coding sequence ATGACAGAGACGACGCGGCTCCAGGTACGGGATCTCGACAAGAGCTTCGGGACGGAGTCGATCCTCTCGGCGGTCAGTTTCGACGTCGCCGAAGACGAGATCGTGGCGCTACTGGGCCCCAGCGGGTGCGGGAAGACCACGACCCTGCGGTGTATTGCGGGCGTGGAGACTCCCGACGCGGGAGAGATTATCATCGACGGCGAGACGGTCTTCTCGGCGGACGTCTCGCGGCCGCCGGAGGATCGCGAAATCGGCATGGTGTACCAGAACTACGCGATCTGGCCACACAAGTCCGTGTACGAGAACGTGGTGTTCCCGCTGAAGTACGCCGACCACTCGTTTTCGAAAGACGAGTACGAATCCCGGGTGGATCATCTGCTCGAACTGGTCGACATCGCGGCGCTGAAACACCAGCCCGCGACGGATCTCAGCGGCGGACAGCAGCAACGCACCGCCCTCGCCCGCGCGCTGGCGCACGATCCGGACCTTTTGTTGCTCGACGAGCCGCTGTCGAACCTCGACAAGAAGCTCCGGGCGACCATGCGCTACGAGCTCCAGAAGCTCCAACAGGAGGTCGGTGTCAGCATGCTGTACGTGACACACGACCAGGAGGAAGCGTTCTACCTCGCGGACAAGGTGCTGGTGATGAACGAGGGGGAGATCGTCGAGCGGGGGGCGCCGGAAGAGCTGTATCGTCGCCCGTCTTCGGCGTTCACCCGCGACTTTGTCGGCCACTGGAACCGCCTCGACGGGTCGATCGAACGTGGCGCGGAGGGGACTCGCGTCGTTCGGACCGCACTCGGGGCAGTCCCAGTCGAGGGCGTCGACGTCGTCTCCGCCGGCGAGATCGGTGGACAGGTTCACTGCTTCCTCCGCCCACGGGACGCCACCGTTCGACGGCCGTCGGCAGTCGACGGCGGTCGCGCCTCCGGAGCCGAGACCGGCGGTTTCGCCGTCGCTACGGAAGACCAACCGACGGACGGCCTCTCGCACCGAGGGACGGTTCTCGCGGCCGGTCTCTCGGGGGATCTCTACGAAATGACCGTCGGCTTCGAGGACGCCGACGCCGAGGTGGTCGTCCGATCGGACCACATCCACGACTTCGATCGTGGGGATCGCGTTCTCCTTCGGGCGTCCGCAGAAGCCATCAAACTGTACCCGACGGGCGAATAA
- a CDS encoding deoxyribodipyrimidine photo-lyase: MELFWHRRDLRIADNRGLAAAGDGSSEAASIFVFDDAVLEHAASPRVAFMLDALSALREQYREHDSQLLIARGDPATILPNVATELEVDRVVWNRDYSGLARERDAGVRRALDAVDLPRESFHDAVHHDPDAIRTNAGDPYSVFTYYWKKWRDREKDSPYPPPNPDDLVDAERVRNLTSALECALETLPSIDELGFSEPDAEIQSAGTEASRRRLREFCDGPICRYEHRRDYPADGTTSRLSADLKWGTIGVREVWEATVEAAEAIEAREDSEGDDGTDGDDGTVGAEKRESVEEFQSQLAWREFYTQVLFHNPEVVSENYREYENPIEWENDPELIDAWKDGETGYPIVDAGMRQLRTEAYMHNRVRMIVASFLTKDLLVDWRYGYEWFKQKLADHDTGNDTGGWQWAASTGTDAQPYFRIFNPMTQGERYDPDAEYIQTYVPELAGVDPEVIHEWHELSETERHRIAPGYPEPIVDHSRRRELALEMFERARGEEN, encoded by the coding sequence ATGGAGCTGTTCTGGCATCGGCGGGACCTCAGGATCGCCGACAACCGGGGGCTTGCGGCCGCGGGAGACGGCAGTAGCGAGGCCGCCTCGATATTCGTCTTCGACGACGCTGTCCTGGAACACGCAGCCTCACCGCGAGTCGCGTTCATGCTCGATGCGCTGTCGGCGCTGCGGGAACAGTATCGGGAGCACGACTCGCAGCTACTGATCGCCCGTGGCGATCCGGCGACGATTCTGCCGAACGTTGCGACGGAGCTGGAGGTCGACCGAGTCGTCTGGAACCGCGACTACTCCGGGCTCGCCCGCGAACGCGATGCCGGCGTTCGTCGGGCACTCGACGCGGTCGATCTCCCCCGAGAGTCGTTTCACGATGCGGTCCACCACGACCCCGACGCGATCCGGACGAACGCCGGCGATCCCTACTCGGTGTTTACCTACTACTGGAAGAAATGGCGCGATCGGGAGAAAGACTCGCCGTATCCGCCCCCGAATCCTGACGACCTCGTCGACGCCGAGCGCGTCCGGAACCTGACTTCGGCACTCGAGTGTGCGCTGGAAACGCTCCCGTCGATCGATGAGCTCGGATTCTCCGAGCCCGACGCGGAGATCCAGTCGGCCGGTACGGAGGCGTCCAGACGGCGACTTCGGGAGTTCTGTGACGGGCCGATCTGCCGGTACGAACACCGCCGGGACTACCCGGCCGACGGGACGACCTCGCGGCTGTCGGCCGACCTGAAGTGGGGAACGATCGGCGTCCGCGAGGTGTGGGAGGCGACCGTCGAGGCGGCCGAAGCGATCGAGGCGAGAGAAGACAGCGAGGGCGACGACGGCACCGACGGCGACGACGGCACCGTCGGCGCGGAGAAACGCGAATCGGTCGAGGAGTTCCAGTCACAGCTCGCCTGGCGAGAGTTCTACACACAGGTGCTGTTTCACAACCCCGAGGTCGTCTCGGAAAACTATCGCGAGTACGAGAACCCGATCGAGTGGGAGAACGATCCCGAACTGATCGACGCCTGGAAGGACGGCGAGACCGGGTATCCGATCGTCGACGCCGGGATGCGACAGCTCCGGACAGAGGCGTACATGCACAACCGGGTGCGGATGATCGTCGCCTCCTTTCTCACGAAGGACCTGCTCGTCGACTGGCGGTACGGCTACGAGTGGTTCAAACAGAAGCTCGCGGATCACGACACCGGAAACGACACCGGTGGCTGGCAGTGGGCCGCCTCGACCGGGACCGACGCCCAGCCGTACTTCCGGATCTTCAATCCCATGACACAGGGCGAGCGGTACGACCCCGACGCGGAGTACATTCAGACGTACGTGCCGGAGCTTGCGGGGGTGGATCCGGAGGTCATCCACGAGTGGCACGAGCTGTCGGAGACGGAGCGACATCGGATCGCGCCCGGCTATCCCGAACCGATCGTGGACCACTCGAGGCGCCGCGAGCTGGCGCTGGAGATGTTCGAGCGGGCGCGGGGGGAAGAGAACTGA
- a CDS encoding flavin reductase family protein, whose protein sequence is MTQSTPTDRFDEIDGIESKALLKPKPIALVVTQSETEGPNLMTAGWWMTAGYNPFRYMLGVSQKTYTYDIIEENPEFVLSVPSTELIDAMVLSGMVSGRELDKIEHLDLETIPGAEIDVPILADAVGNIECTVLDSFEFENTTYYFGSVEKAWVTEGGMDGRLLSLEEDVLAYMGSDWVGDDETKHRFYADLGPEDLESFPGDEVLESLPEELQEKHR, encoded by the coding sequence ATGACGCAGTCGACGCCGACCGACCGTTTCGACGAGATCGACGGGATCGAGTCCAAGGCCCTCCTGAAGCCGAAGCCGATCGCGCTCGTGGTGACGCAAAGCGAGACCGAGGGACCGAACCTGATGACCGCGGGGTGGTGGATGACGGCCGGATACAACCCGTTCCGGTACATGTTGGGCGTCAGCCAGAAGACGTACACCTACGACATCATCGAGGAGAACCCCGAGTTCGTCCTGTCGGTGCCGTCGACGGAGTTGATCGACGCGATGGTACTCTCCGGAATGGTCAGCGGCCGGGAACTCGACAAGATCGAGCACCTGGACCTCGAGACGATCCCCGGCGCGGAGATCGACGTCCCGATCCTCGCGGACGCCGTCGGCAACATCGAGTGCACGGTGCTCGACTCCTTCGAGTTCGAGAACACCACCTACTACTTCGGGAGCGTCGAGAAGGCGTGGGTCACCGAAGGGGGCATGGACGGCCGTCTGCTCTCGCTGGAGGAAGACGTGCTCGCATACATGGGTAGCGACTGGGTTGGCGACGACGAAACCAAACACCGCTTTTACGCCGACCTGGGCCCCGAGGACCTCGAGTCGTTCCCGGGCGACGAGGTGCTCGAGAGCCTTCCCGAGGAGCTACAGGAGAAACACCGATAG
- a CDS encoding TIGR04024 family LLM class F420-dependent oxidoreductase produces the protein MDAARDLSLPVAAQPSLEAIVSMVERAEDAGYDRVWLPETWGRDAVTTLSVAAERTDEIGLGTSITNVYSRSPALVGQTAATLHEASDGRFRVGLGPSGPAVIQNWHGQSFERPLRRTREYVEIVRAVCAGEELDYDGELFDLSGFRLRFDPPEPAPPVDAAGLGPKSVELAGRFADGWHALLLTPDGLADRLEDLRRGVELGGRDVDSVRVTLSVTCCALPDPEPARDLVRQHLAFYVGGMGTFYRDALARQGYEETATRIHDAWQEGNRRAALSAIDDDLLEELAAAGTPEAVASRVAEFEALEGVDAVTVSFPRGADRDAIDATLEALSP, from the coding sequence ATGGACGCCGCACGCGACCTTTCGTTGCCGGTGGCCGCACAGCCGTCACTCGAGGCGATCGTCTCGATGGTCGAACGGGCCGAAGACGCGGGCTACGACCGGGTATGGCTCCCGGAGACGTGGGGGCGGGACGCGGTGACGACGCTTTCGGTCGCCGCCGAACGAACCGACGAGATCGGTCTCGGAACCAGCATCACCAACGTCTACTCCCGATCGCCGGCGCTGGTCGGTCAGACCGCCGCGACGCTGCATGAAGCCAGCGACGGGCGGTTCCGTGTCGGCCTGGGCCCCTCCGGACCGGCCGTGATCCAAAACTGGCACGGTCAGTCGTTCGAGCGCCCGCTTCGGCGGACCCGGGAGTACGTCGAAATCGTCCGGGCGGTCTGTGCGGGCGAGGAGCTCGACTACGACGGGGAGCTGTTCGATCTCTCGGGGTTCCGGCTCCGGTTCGATCCACCCGAGCCGGCACCGCCGGTCGACGCCGCCGGGCTCGGGCCGAAGTCGGTCGAGCTGGCGGGCCGGTTCGCCGACGGGTGGCACGCGCTGCTTTTGACGCCCGACGGGCTCGCAGATCGGCTGGAGGATCTGCGACGCGGTGTTGAGCTCGGCGGCCGGGATGTCGACTCCGTGCGGGTCACCCTCTCGGTTACCTGCTGTGCGCTTCCGGATCCCGAACCGGCTCGCGACCTCGTCCGGCAGCATCTCGCCTTCTACGTCGGCGGGATGGGGACGTTCTACCGCGACGCGCTGGCCCGGCAGGGGTACGAGGAGACCGCAACCCGAATCCACGACGCCTGGCAGGAGGGTAACCGACGGGCCGCGCTCTCTGCGATCGACGACGATCTCCTCGAGGAACTCGCGGCCGCGGGGACGCCCGAGGCGGTCGCATCGCGGGTCGCAGAGTTCGAGGCGCTCGAGGGAGTCGACGCCGTCACGGTGTCGTTCCCGCGGGGCGCCGACCGGGACGCGATCGACGCGACCCTCGAAGCGCTGTCGCCGTGA
- a CDS encoding ABC transporter substrate-binding protein: MVRRWKSTGMLDLSLACGRYEWTRGLWDGSVSPEGIDLSTLEYHNPERFARMANNLEFDACELSMGTYLATRSRPERYPFTAIPVFPHRRFRHSYIYRRTDADIDGPQDLEGKRVGVVNWQTTTGIWQRGILREQYGVDTTDVDWHRVGSEIVPIEVPGEYTVTDLDPGGGTVPYMEELLGSGELDAVLHPVPLQIPAAERLFEDPIAEEQAYFEETGIFPIMHAIVLKNELLADHPWLVQKLYDAFENAKRECLRRLERPQWIPLLWADIHAERQRDLLEDPWEYGLTESNRTVLNTLVEYAHRQGIADRRYDLEELFATESLEIGTFG; this comes from the coding sequence ATGGTTCGCCGGTGGAAATCCACGGGCATGCTCGACCTCTCGCTTGCGTGTGGCCGGTACGAGTGGACCCGGGGCCTGTGGGACGGAAGCGTTTCGCCGGAGGGGATCGACCTGTCGACCCTCGAGTACCACAACCCGGAGCGGTTCGCACGAATGGCGAACAACCTGGAGTTCGACGCCTGTGAACTCTCCATGGGCACGTATCTCGCAACCCGGTCCCGACCGGAACGGTATCCGTTTACGGCGATCCCGGTGTTCCCACACCGGCGGTTTCGACATTCGTACATTTACAGACGGACGGACGCGGATATCGACGGCCCGCAGGATCTGGAGGGGAAACGCGTCGGCGTCGTGAACTGGCAGACGACGACCGGAATCTGGCAGCGCGGAATCTTGCGCGAGCAGTACGGGGTCGACACGACCGACGTCGACTGGCACCGCGTCGGCTCCGAAATCGTCCCGATCGAGGTACCCGGCGAGTACACGGTGACGGACCTCGACCCGGGCGGAGGAACCGTTCCGTACATGGAGGAGTTGCTCGGATCCGGAGAACTCGATGCGGTGTTGCATCCCGTGCCGTTGCAGATTCCGGCGGCCGAGCGCCTGTTCGAAGATCCCATCGCCGAGGAGCAAGCCTACTTCGAAGAAACCGGAATTTTTCCGATCATGCACGCGATCGTCCTGAAAAACGAACTCCTGGCAGACCACCCGTGGCTCGTCCAGAAACTGTACGACGCCTTCGAGAACGCGAAACGCGAGTGTCTCCGGCGGCTGGAGCGTCCTCAGTGGATCCCGCTCCTGTGGGCCGACATCCACGCCGAGCGCCAGCGCGACCTGCTCGAGGATCCCTGGGAGTACGGGCTGACGGAGTCCAACCGGACCGTCCTGAACACCCTGGTGGAGTACGCCCACCGACAGGGAATCGCAGACCGTCGATACGACCTCGAAGAACTGTTCGCCACCGAATCGCTGGAAATCGGCACGTTCGGCTGA
- a CDS encoding transporter, with translation MERSLGSGAVSEGDTGTHGGRNRGGVSAPHSRRAVVAGGGVAALTALAGCTGLLGTTDDGEPDAENAPETPWTTEELAAVVGDDTDVTIYAAAGTRDAWVQLVDVVNEEFGTSLDPDLYVSDGGDVAQRVIQERQADRDQADIISQGTALYDQIHEEDMEAGDYYELGIDENFWFSEVLPGEMTEPWYVSALNGGPSTCMAINSEIFTERGLEYPDTWNDLLDDQYEGLETCLPSYVVPSRIGWIVRHHADQLGMDDEEWLREMMDHLEFKGVESHTRGAREVGQGNVPVMFYNFPWTVRQVMDDLPVENHYPEGIQALMSSGHLAINSEAPHPWAARFLLSAALEESVQRRILEDVELFAPSRLDVDYSDLDVDPYYEELFDADVSLVTFEEEGQYTAVGERVIETVIEDR, from the coding sequence ATGGAAAGGAGTCTCGGATCCGGTGCTGTGTCGGAGGGGGACACGGGAACCCACGGCGGAAGGAACCGGGGCGGGGTATCGGCGCCCCACTCGCGGCGCGCCGTCGTCGCCGGAGGAGGCGTGGCAGCGCTGACCGCACTCGCAGGCTGTACGGGACTTCTCGGAACTACCGACGACGGGGAACCCGACGCGGAGAACGCGCCCGAGACGCCGTGGACGACCGAGGAGCTGGCGGCGGTCGTCGGCGACGACACCGACGTTACGATCTACGCGGCGGCCGGCACCCGCGACGCGTGGGTCCAGCTGGTGGACGTCGTCAATGAGGAGTTCGGGACCAGCCTCGACCCGGACCTGTACGTCAGCGACGGCGGAGACGTCGCCCAGCGAGTGATCCAGGAGCGACAGGCCGACCGCGACCAGGCCGACATCATCTCACAGGGGACGGCACTGTACGATCAGATCCACGAGGAGGACATGGAGGCGGGCGACTACTACGAGCTCGGCATCGACGAGAACTTCTGGTTCTCCGAGGTGCTCCCCGGAGAGATGACCGAGCCCTGGTACGTGTCGGCGCTCAACGGCGGTCCGTCGACGTGCATGGCGATCAACTCGGAGATATTCACGGAGCGCGGTCTCGAGTATCCGGACACCTGGAACGACCTGCTGGACGACCAGTACGAGGGGCTCGAGACGTGTTTGCCCTCGTATGTGGTTCCGAGTCGAATCGGCTGGATCGTCCGACACCACGCCGACCAGCTCGGCATGGACGACGAGGAGTGGCTGCGCGAGATGATGGATCACCTCGAGTTCAAAGGCGTCGAGAGCCACACGCGAGGCGCCAGGGAGGTCGGCCAGGGGAACGTCCCAGTTATGTTCTACAACTTCCCGTGGACGGTCCGTCAGGTGATGGACGATCTGCCGGTCGAGAACCACTACCCCGAGGGAATTCAGGCGCTGATGAGCTCCGGACACCTGGCGATCAACAGCGAGGCCCCGCACCCGTGGGCCGCCCGGTTCCTCTTGAGTGCGGCCCTCGAGGAGTCGGTCCAGCGCCGAATCCTCGAGGACGTCGAGCTGTTTGCCCCCAGCCGGCTCGACGTCGACTACTCCGATCTCGACGTCGATCCGTACTACGAGGAGCTTTTCGACGCCGACGTCTCCCTGGTCACTTTCGAGGAAGAGGGACAGTACACCGCTGTGGGTGAACGAGTGATCGAAACCGTAATCGAGGATCGGTGA